From a single Vespula pensylvanica isolate Volc-1 chromosome 24, ASM1446617v1, whole genome shotgun sequence genomic region:
- the LOC122637150 gene encoding autophagy-related protein 2 homolog B isoform X4 — translation MSWLGCLPWSEGIKKRACRYLLQRYLGQFLEEKLTLDQLTVDLYNGTGRVTNVSLDVQALNEMGEQQNLPLEFVDGFITEMSVSIPWSALLSEASYVEVTSLRLTVQPRQRAETGTSMFESMWSSMTSSMQLAQECLQQDANSAGNTQPLEGVELFAQTIDSILCRVKVRFIDTVIRLEHVPLDSSMGVAMEMCIKYLEYSDEAGLDPSHTSIDPNQSGKGYVVSAFTTKRFYLEGVTLHTDEFPSRARTFSRSIMTMSRGSTPDSKNSDGQFSSAQISPTQSMQNYPDKNIINNLSESHPILFAKFAGRQEFRLKIKQGEGVLGPKVELEVTLGSFTSFLSPRQVHVLFELAHGLASPDLEDVSNVAPRTCTEKPMAGSDFNRVERELIHQIHPIQGIRSTDLRHTQGWSTASLEDSDNEEEFLPMRLPGSSSMNDSIISNNLSMEDSILASSISSKSSTTNLPKHSKHRHSLDSDSSAETSQFHIRVSSIAVVLLHEDILTTNVEGLGLTTSSIKQMKNSAEEFFKNLGIFAAGGYGNKDFDKASKLLLDACRLSHIRLLAAPLIIEGSERTTTQFSVISGSLTLASLEIVECLVNSSTCNSNGASNTEFVELLGFQKEAANNYGFSDKTDFRMRFQYTEKAVRHAQLIKFAHPRTEIDIQLEPCKTEIDITIVDRISALLNPQPICTCNQTTNMRDTNQQTLFYQAVESPALPDSRIDTRVSSSSCTIKLRFPIPDLRPLHDMNRAPWWKRSVRPDYMILKLTDAQIHSTMESRAHCSARHELQFRHMLLSYLETDTDVPIEIGKATADEKNDGSYQQINEGFGWARVVITIYPIHSGGQLEDSSEGEPDSSLDDTLENAPRYQPSPFSSKKVIHESDTPHSKPHGQGDKDDSEQKEGEELIIPGSRQEMLEFIEEGTRGSRVQVEISLPSVSVQIPSKHLYELLYNRFNTDIFLWEPSAPRPKYTSHMESHIGLDLASTLLQESAYPRFSMCKSGIQYDSDSDSDEEGIFHSTADRSYKQQPNKTSKNGQSKLALTLNINQGLLTMYTPVRDSMRNVIPGQQGELILRLEDATIFSVTAYKGNINMGYICAMIKNASLNHCGLTTIPSQTPPLRSINSVIPRHCQRAIYRCEPGANITTNSCNKDMVTVAVRIQAAHQTHRIKTFRVAVGIRNATLRHRMCSTATSWFTQFTDCLDVADHPVAGYSPPGILTELHLHLWDCTVDYRPLHLPLRSVVTLGNFSVSSNIAAQTSTSTLRFIAEDIGLFISNKLGKNVDLRRDYVCVMDLGLFELSLRLNDKMCGGAPRVDLRASNNVLHVRTCSDSGRALTQLLTYFASDGDLTSNTGSTENIAVPSSGDEESLLGDESINTLSKSQVERVNSLMEEAMEETVKDTTINTDEKSPVKESQVEVFFFPDESRPGSQIIPEICSNSKDCVKTICESETEDADEDFCILGEEAGAGIMPRHGIPEVRWLSEESLRIVDNHFSVPLGKTDLLKAPRHYPAAVLRYTLCEMTLIWHMYGGKDFENSEAIAKKHVTINDNTSRMQGRSRSAAGVGFTTISPNEVRFGSVPNSPRIRAKETLMDWQTSGGPNRQHDVLMELQLNKVRFQHEVYPENTTEASRQILLVNEIEIRDRLASSHINKFLYQYSSEAKPRQSHANMFSMKAVHIRPDPRLSAQECCLKLSVLPLRLNIDQDSLLFLIEFFNELGGGSKQNSDNSAACNNSQSSPVSKQGTPTHHPPVMSINDSTTMPNVQISTNIPQSNTIDQNLLILLEDELTIKENKTKPKTTHEVREDCQPIYFRSVIFAPEVLVRLDYHGKRVDLTHGPLAGLLMGLAQLNCSELRLKRLTHRHGLLGFDKLVTFLLSEWLQDIKKNQLPSLLGGVGPMHSLVQL, via the exons ATGTCTTGGTTGGGATGTTTACCGTGGTcggaaggaataaaaaagagggcCTGTAGATATCTGCTTCAACGATATCTCGGTCAGTTtttggaagaaaaattgaCATTAGATCAGCTTACAGTGGATCTTTACAATGGAACTGGTCGTGTTACCAATGTTAGCCTTGATGTGCAG GCCCTTAACGAAATGGGTGAACAACAAAATCTTCCTTTGGAATTTGTTGATGGTTTCATAACGGAAATGTCCGTTAGTATACCATGGTCTGCATTGCTCAGCGAAGCGAGTTACGTGGAAGTCACCAGTCTCAGATTAACGGTCCAACCTAGGCAAAGGGCTGAAACAGGAACTTCGATGTTCGAATCCATGTGGAGTTCGATGACGTCCAGTATGCAACTTGCACAAGAATGTTTGCAACAAGATGCCAACAGCGCTGGAAATACACAACCTTTAGAAGGAGTAGAATTGTTTGCACAGACAATAGATTCAA TTTTATGTAGAGTAAAAGTCAGATTTATAGACACTGTCATAAGGTTAGAACATGTACCATTAGATTCTTCGATGGGTGTAGCGATGGAAATGTGTATAAAGTATCTTGAATATTCCGACGAAGCTGGGTTGGATCCAAGTCATACTTCTATAGATCCGAATCAGTCGGGGAAAGGCTATGTCGTTTCAGCCTTCACGACAAAACGGTTTTATTTGGAAGGAGTAACCCTCCATACGGATGAATTTCCATCTCGAGCGAGAACATTTTCAAGGAGTATTATGACTATGAGCAGGGGGTCTACGCCAGATTCAAAA AATTCGGATGGCCAATTTTCTTCCGCACAAATATCGCCCACTCAAAGTATGCAAAATTAtcctgataaaaatataattaataatttaagcGAATCACACCCTATATTATTTGCCAAATTCGCGGGACGACAAGAGttcagattaaaaataaaacaaggcGAAGGTGTTTTGGGACCAAAG gtAGAATTAGAAGTTACATTGGGATCTTTTACTTCATTCCTGAGTCCTCGACAAGTACACGTTCTTTTTGAACTAGCACATGGCCTTGCGTCGCCGGACTTGGAAGACGTAAGTAACGTTGCACCGAGGACTTGTACGGAGAAACCAATGGCTGGTAGCGATTTCAATAGAGTCGAGAGAGAACTTATTCATCAAATACATCCTATACAAGGCATAAGGTCAACG GATCTGAGGCATACGCAAGGATGGTCAACAGCGTCCTTGGAAGACTCggataacgaagaagaatttttgCCAATGCGTTTACCAGGGTCTTCGTCCATGAATGATTCTATTATAAGCAATAATCTAAGCATGGAAGACAGTATATTAGCCAGTAGTATCAGTTCGAAAAGTTCAACGACAAATTTGCCAAAGCACAGTAAACACAGGCACAGTCTGGATTCCGATTCATCTGCAGAAACGTCGCAGTTTCATATCCGAGTATCGTCGATCGCTGTAGTTTTATTACACGAAGATATATTAACAACGAACGTGGAAGGCCTCGGTTTGACTACCAGCAGTATAaagcaaatgaaaaattcagcAGAGGAATTCTTTAAAAACTTGGGAATTTTTGCAGCCGGTGGTTATGGAAATAAAGATTTTGATAAAGCATCAAAATTACTTTTAGATGCTTGCCGTCTTAGCCATATTAG GTTACTCGCAGCACCATTAATTATAGAGGGAAGCGAAAGAACGACTACACAATTTTCTGTAATATCGGGCAGTTTAACGCTGGCCAGTTTAGAAATTGTAGAATGTTTAGTTAATTCAAGTACTTGCAATTCAAACGGAGCATCAAATACGGAATTTGTTGAATTATTGGGATTTCAGAAGGAAGCCGCAAACAATTATGGTTTTTCCGATAAAACGGATTTTAGAATGAGATTTCAGTATACGGAGAAAGCCGTTCGACATGCTCAGTTGATCAAATTTGCACATCCACGCACAGAGATCGA TATCCAACTGGAGCCATGTAAGACTGAGATAGACATCACAATTGTGGATAGAATATCTGCCTTATTAAATCCACAACCGATATGTACCTGTAATCAGACAACTAATATGAGAGATACC AATCAACAAACGCTGTTCTATCAAGCGGTAGAGAGTCCAGCATTACCAGATTCCAGAATAGATACAAGAGTATCTTCGTCGTCTTGTACAATAAAATTAAG ATTTCCTATACCAGACTTGAGACCTCTGCATGATATGAATAGAGCACCATGGTGGAAGAGATCTGTAAGACCAGATTACATGATACTCAAACTTACAGATGCACAAATCCATTCTACCATGGAAAGTCGTGCTCACTGTTCAGCTAGGCATGAGCTTCAGTTTCGGCATATGTTACTATCGTATTTAGAAACTGATACCGATGTACCCATAGAAATTGGCAAAGCAACGGCCGATGAGAAAAACGATGGATCGTATCAACAGATAAACGAAGGCTTTGGCTGGGCTAGGGTAGTAATCACGATATATCCGATTCATTCGGGTGGACAACTGGAAGATAGTTCCGAAGGAGAACCGGATTCAAGCTTGGACGATACTTTGGAAAATGCACCCAGGTATCAGCCATCGCCATTTAGTTCCAAAAAGGTGATACATGAATCCGATACGCCTCACTCTAAACCTCATGGCCAAGGAGATAAGGATGATTCGGAACAAAA agaaggagaagaattGATAATTCCTGGCAGTAGACAAGAAATGTTAGAATTTATAGAAGAAGGGACCCGTGGTTCTAGAGTTCAAGTGGAAATCAGTTTGCCTTCCGTTTCTGTCCAAATACCGTCGAAACATCTTTACGAGTTATTGTATAATAGATTCAACACCGACATTTTTTTGTGGGAACCTTCTGCGCCACGTCCGAAATATACCTCTCACATGGAAAGTCACATTGGTCTCGATCTAGCATCAACGTTATTGCAAGAATCGGCCTATCCTCG ATTCAGCATGTGTAAAAGTGGTATACAATATGACTCTGATTCCGATTCAGACGAGGAAGGTATATTCCATTCTACAGCAGATAGAAGTTACAAACAACAGCCAAACAAGACTTCTAAGAACGGTCAAAGTAAACTTGCGTTGACTCTGAATATTAATCAAGGTCTTTTGACCATGTACACTCCTGTACGCGATTCCATGCGCAACGTTATTCCCGGCCAACAAGGTGAACTAATACTTCGCTTAGAGGATGCTACGATATTTTCTGTTACTGCTtataaaggaaatataaatatggGTTACATTTGTGCTATGATAAAAAACGCATCCTTAAATCATTGCGGCTTGACGACGATTCCTTCGCAAACTCCACCATTGAGATCTATAAATAGCGTTATACCGAGGCATTGTCAAAGAGCGATATATAGATGTGAGCCAGGTGCAAATATAACAACGAACTCTTGCAATAAGGACATGGTAACGGTGGCTGTTCGTATACAAGCTGCGCATCAAACTCATCGCATAAAG ACTTTCAGAGTAGCGGTCGGTATAAGGAATGCTACCTTGAGGCATAGAATGTGTTCAACCGCAACATCATGGTTCACACAGTTTACCGATTGCTTGGACGTTGCGGATCATCCCGTTGCTGGATATTCCCCGCCGGGAATTCTTACGGAGTTACACTTACATCTTTGGGATTGCACAGTAGATTACAG GCCGTTACACTTGCCATTAAGATCGGTGGTGACTCTTGGTAATTTTAGCGTGTCGAGTAATATAGCAGCACAGACGAGCACTTCGACATTGCGATTTATAGCAGAGGATATTGGACTTTTTATATCCAATAAATTAGGAAAGAATGTAGATTTAAGAAGAGATTACGTGTGCGTGATGGATCTAGGTCTTTTTGAATTATCATTAAGATTGAACGACAAAATGTGTGGAGGAGCACCAAGAGTGGATTTGAGAGCAAGCAACAATGTATTACACGTGCGCACATGTTCAGATTCTGGTCGTGCATTGACTCAATTACTTACATATTTTGCCAGTGATGGTGATTTAACATCAAACACAGGGAGTACAGAAAATATAGCTGTACCCAGTTCAGGGGACGAGGAGAGTTTACTCGGCGATGAGAGTATCAATACTTTGAGTAAAAGTCAAGTCGAAAGGGTGAACAGTTTGATGGAAGAAGCAATGGAGGAAACGGTCAAAG ATACAACGATAAATACAGATGAAAAATCGCCGGTGAAGGAAAGTCAAGTcgaagtatttttctttcccgaTGAATCACGTCCTGGGTCTCAAATTATTCCTGAAATATGTTCAAATTCGAAAGATTGCGTCAAAACGATATGCGAAAGTGAAACAGAAGATGCGGATGaagatttttgtattttaggTGAAGAAGCAGGTGCTGGGATTATGCCGAGACACGGAATACCCGAAGTTCGTTGGCTTTCCGAAGAGTCATTAAGGATTGTAGATAATCATTTTTCTGTTCCCCTTGGTAAAACTGATTTGTTGAAAGCTCCTAGACATTATCCTGCTGCCGTCTTAAGATATACGCTTTGCGAAATGACGTTGATTTGGCATATGTACGGAGGAAAAGATTTTGAAAACTCCGAGGCGATAGCAAAGAAACATGTCACTATTAACGATAATACTTCACGTATGCAAGGAAG AAGTCGTTCTGCTGCCGGTGTAGGTTTCACTACGATCAGTCCAAACGAAGTTCGTTTTGGTAGCGTACCGAATTCACCACGCATAAGGGCTAAAGAAACATTGATGGATTGGCAAACATCCGGTGGCCCGAATCGTCAGCACGACGTATTAATGGAATTGCAATTGAATAAAGTTCGCTTTCAACATGAGGTTTATCCTGAAAACACAACGGAAGCGTCTAGACAAATTTTACTGGTCAATGAGATCGAAATTAGGGACAGATTGGCCTCTTCTCACATCAACAAATTCTTGTATCAATATAGTAGCGAAGCAAAACCTAGGCAATCCCACGCAAATATGTTTTCCATGAAAGCGGTTCACATAAGACCGGATCCGAGACTGTCGGCTCAAGAATGTTGTCTGAAGCTCAGCGTACTGCCACTACGCCTAAATATTGACCAGGATAGTCTATTATTTctgattgaattttttaacgagCTCGGAGGCGGCTCGAAGCAAAATTCTGATAATTCAGCCGCTTGCAATAACTCTCAATCTTCTCCGGTATCCAAACAAGGAACACCTACTCACCACCCACCTGTCATGAGCATAAATGATTCAACTACGATGCCTAATGTTcaaatttcaacgaatataCCGCAGAGTAATACGATAGatcaaaatttgttaatacttTTGGAGGATGAATTGACgatcaaagaaaacaaaactaaGCCAAAGACGACTCACGAAGTTCGTGAAGATTGTCAACCGATATATTTTAG GAGCGTGATATTTGCACCCGAGGTTCTGGTTAGACTAGATTACCACGGGAAACGCGTAGATCTCACTCATGGGCCCTTGGCCGGGCTTCTGATGGGTTTGGCGCAATTGAACTGCTCCGAACTAAGACTGAAAAGATTGACGCATCGACACGGACTCTTGGGTTTCGACAAACTCGTAACGTTTCTATTGTCAGAATGGTTGcaagatataaagaagaatcaaTTACCCAGTTTGCTTGGAGGAGTCGGTCCTATGCACTCGTTGGTACAGCTGT AG